The Diabrotica virgifera virgifera chromosome 4, PGI_DIABVI_V3a genome segment tacggaatgctgagatccttaatgaagtcgaagtttgtttcaagaaaaacaaaagaaagaatttacaagacagtgattagagctacggttgtatatggagctgaattatgggttttaagaaaggcagatgaagaaagattagaaaaatgggagaggaaaattctccgatcaatttacggcggcataaatacacaaatgggatggagaagaaggacaaataaagagttgaaagagctgtatacggaaccaaaaatcaccgcaataataaaggcgcatagaataagatggctgggacatgtgcaaagattggaaaaccatagaatgaccaggatgatattgaacaggaaaccagtagggaaaaaaaaggaaaggaagaccccgtaaaagatggtttgacagcgtccaagcagatttacgagaattaaaaatagataactggagaaacaaggtattagaccgaaaagaatggagaggagtggtaagaagagcgcaagagaaattgtaacagaagaatgtgccatgaattgtaaaatgagagctatatgctatatatatgtatatatttatatgatgtattttttatatagacaaattaatattgtatattgtagatatgtatagtaaaaaaaatgtaattgtgtttttcacgcccagggcctacatggcctgttgagcaaaataaataaataaatatgtttaaaaataataaacttttatattttctaagttaacatatatgaacaaataaagtttttgctaaaaaaagtgttatttcaaaagatagagtatgtgtttttattttgcaataaacaaatttatttatttatatcgaaatgtaatcaaaattaaaatgtatcaatcattatcaaaggtcattggaatgcccaatcagagcaaactatccgctgtcctgcgcgtagcaccaataattaatgtttatttaaaaaaattcctggcgccgtggtagttaatcgatttcaattttgcaaatcgcaaatgaaaggtacaaaaCACTTCTatactcaaaaaaaatttcaacttgctatctgctttattttcagtcctgtaacattttgaaaaaattatttttttttgcgaaggctggattgcaaaatttattttgcaaattctATTGAActtatcttaatgaaatttacagtacttTTTTACTGCATCATAAAGTtcttctgggtgaaatatgaagctcctcagtgtagcataaatgtttgaaaaacgtaaaatgcgaatacgtTTCTGTATGTTttcttcgcaattattgctattttgcaacaacgttgactattttttaaatttttaaaaaattacgcaacttttatgtcagtacaacttttctcggaaatgaatacttttagagTCATagtcaaaaaacgaagaaaaaaatcgaatttttccttcattttttgacattttgattatttaaattatgttccggacctttttaagagggaggataactcaaatattattatttgagttattttcaagcaatttctgcaaaaaaatttgagtcacctcttaacgtccaaaagtactaatatttttacagaaagagatcttgaaaaaagttcttgagggtgaaacaactggaataaaggtaaatggagttcccattaacaacattagatatgcggataccactgtcatcttagccgaaaatattggggatcttcagaggctggtgaccagaatagcggagtttggacaaaaatacggtctaacaatgaacgtcaagaagaaatatgagaatatcgaaaactcaaagaaataacgagaatctcttcatatacggatccaatgtcgaacgagtataCCCATATGCATAtattggaacaatgatcaactctacaggtgattacttccaggaaatcaaaatcagaatagaaaaggcgggtctcggtgaattcgtaactattttaaatccccatcctaattacaggccaactcgtaactctggcgtgcaggtaattcttcgataacccactaactaccggtgaattagtaactttcatttttaagtaatgttgataatttaataCCGATATTCCTGGTATGTACCTGTAAAAATTACTCTCTTTGAAAGTGGTGTAAAAGGTAATttatcatttatgtattgtctcttggaagagttactagagaaaatccaaataaattttgtgaaaatgactgaaattcagTAACAAATGTAATTCAAATGTAACAGATAACAGATTTCGTTATGAGTGCACGtaggtgtaagttattggtggtaaataattttaaatttcaattaaagaaagtgctaaaaagtggaaaacattgatggtactgttctgcatctggttgcaaggcaacctgttataccgacggaatcatacggcctgctatcatacggcctgctatcatacggcccctattctcatttaaaaaaatcatcgtttgcgtcatcacgcccagatggatgacgtcactagtatgatatgtataccaaaaagttagaatttaaaaataaaaatcggtctatttcgggatttatctccagagacgcccattctcgagaaaatgaatttattccaacttaaacgtcctcactgtatttgtttataagccaaaaaattgtttataactttaaaacagtgctgaggccgcttagataatccaattttaattctgtaaagtgttagataggtagagagcctctttatatgtgaaaaaattagcaaacttctaaatggtctactttctgctcagaaagtttttaaaaaatttgaacttttttaaaaaaatttagattgcaaaattattatgcaaaatctatcaggtcgattttaataaaatttagtggacgatttaagtatgttataaggattttctatgcgaattacgaaggttctaagtgcaaccaaagttgttgaaaaacacttaataaaaagaggcttattttgcccccttattttgtatttatttctattttgcagaaagggtaataatttaagacatttttaactagtcgtgtatcataaaaaattcaattatatatctttattttaattccctacgactttgctccaaaatgaatcgttttaaaattataagcaatagtagtagaaaaaaatcgatgtttttcgaaatttttaaatattttaatttttttaataatgttccgggcatatttgagaaggagcataagtgaattattattattgaagttgtcatcTAACTttatatctgcaaaaatccgaacgCCACCTCGCTCATCCACAAATAGTagttttttacagatccgccctcgTCTATACATATATATTGTTTCAATCAAAAGAgatttcaatttttattatttttttataggtacatataatacacaacatgtttttaagcaaaccaagaaccattcgcttacataataataataatatgctatatgccccgtgttggcttaatccattactgttcaaatttatttcttacgttttaaccTAATAACTACCTGGGGTAATAGAATTAAACaaaggtttcgaattcacctgtataaagttGCAATTTGTTCAGgtagtagaaaagttacgaattggccggtgtacattttgatttaaaaaagtttgtcattaagagttacgagttggcgcgtgtccgaaaaggctagagcaaattttaagaAAAAGAGAAAAGTGCTCCGCACAAGAGATTTACAGTTGgggctaagagttaggttggctagatgctacgttttctcgagtttgttttatggaatggaagcttggaccttgaatgcggcatcaatgaaaagactagaatcattcgagctgtgggtgtacagaagaattgtGAAAATATTGTGGGtggaacacgtcacaaacaaagaggttctgggAAAGATGAatgaagaaatggaaatcttaaatactatcaaaaaaataaaattagaatatatttGACATATTGcccgtggagagagatacaacttactccaattgattatgcaggtaAATATTCAAGGGAAAAAAAGCATAGGgtgacgcagaatatcgtggctgcgcaacctgagagaactgtacggatgtacatcaaatgaatttttcagagcagccgtctctaaagtccaaatagctatgatgattggcGACCTCTGTCGCGGAGAtaacacttaaagaagaagattaaaaTGAATGCCTTACCTCTCCGCTGATGGTTCCACTACCCATTAAATCACCGGGATTAACGTTGCAACCTGTTATGGTGTGGTGGACAAGTTGTTGTTTAGGAGTCCAGTACAAATATTTGTAATTTGAGCGACTCACAGTAGTTGATACATTTCCACCTTTTgctgaaaataaatacataatcTTTTTAAAAATGATTCTTTAATAAACGTTATTAATCCAACAAAAGTTGATGGTGGGGGGACTGATAGTCAGAAAAACGCAGTAGACTACTATAAAAGGCATAatccgattttatttttaaaaatttgatcaATAAGATCAATCAAGACATTTTGTTCTAAACCAACATGTATATTTCTTAAAGATTAAGGACATTTCCACTAGATATACCTTACACTTAATGTCTAATTTGAAAAAGTATCACAATTCAAAAGGGAAAGTGGTTGAATGGTGCACAGCGGGTAATCGTGCGCTGTATTGTATTTCATATTCTGTGGATGATTTTAAGAACTCAAGAAGTCCTACACCTTTTGGATGATCTCGTGAACGGTTGACGCCATTATCTTTATTCGAATGTTGCACGTGGACTAAGTGAGATCCAATTATTGAAAATCGCAAGAATTCTGCTTTTAGTTTTTCTGCTCCAAAAATTAAGACGCTAAGTTCATAGGTTTTATTAAGTTGCTTTGAGCTTACTATTGATTTAAATCATGTTGTTTTCCGTACATTTTGGTGCATCTGTTGGTTTATATGGTttagtatttttttgtttgtGACGAAGTTTGCTATTTAAGGCGTATAGGGGGTAATAGTGCGCAGGATTGCGCATGATTGCCCCACAAATAATGAAGTGGTAAATAATAAAGTCACCATTTTCCTTTCCAGAGGCTATAAAACTACACTAGAAAATCTATGATTCTTACATAAACTAACGAAGATTTACAAAATCCTCTGTATGCAATTAGACATGCCGGCAAAAAAACAAGGGAAACGATAAGAGCTTTCGACATTCAAAATCGACTTCAAGAAAAAGACGAACGGGTTTATGTACCTAGATGAGCTACAAATGTAGGCTCTGTTTGTTGATAGTGGAAGAACTATCATGGCCGTTTATTGCATGAGTGCTGGAGAGAATTATATTCCACTCATGTTGATCTATCACGAGTTGAAccagaaattaaaagaaaatctCGAACAATCGAAAAATCTTACAAGCTCACCAATGAAGATAAAATTGGAGAACGCCAAGGAAAAAAGATGGTTAAGGGACGTGAATCTTAAGAGAAAGGAGGAACAGAAAGCAGCAAGAAAGGCAACtattcaaaaatgatttgttaaaaaatcgCTAGATATCTCGCCAGACAGAAAAAAACTTGAAGGCAAACAAAACAAGAAGAGAGTGCAAAAGGAGCTAACACCTGAGTAGTCTGATGTAACAGACACTTATTTGTCAGATATTATCGATAaagacaaattatatgatataaaATTAAGTTTCATTCCACCACCAGAAAACCAGCTGCACCTAGGGACATGTTGTATTTGCTGGAAAACAGAAGAGAGCAATAtttaaagaattttataaaaacattatTCAGTGCGCACCATTTACCAATCCGTGCGCATGATTACCCTCATGGATGGGGAATAGTGCGCAAAGGCACTTCTTTCGTTTTTTAAAATTCTGCTTTAGTACTTTGTATTTCTCTAAAagctattttaaatattaaaagtagaaTAATTAGAGCTTACGGTAACATACTAGCCGTTATGATAGATTTAAAGAATTTACAACAGAATCGATTTCTGCTTAAGTGAGCACCGTCCCCCCACTTTACCTTACTCCGATggactttttcaatttttttaccaaattagTATTATCAAGAAGACGAATAATCTGGATGTTCCCATGTTGGAGCAGCCGCTGTTTATGACTACTGGCAAATTTGGCAAATTTTAGAGCTCTATGACGACCTCTGTTTCGACAGTACAAAGGTACGTAGTACATCAACATCTGCTGATAGAGTAACTCATTGTTATGCTAGACAAGTGAGAGTTTCTACCTAGGATCTTTTTATATTATATCTTGGATCTTTCCTGTATTGGATCTTTTTTATATTGGATCTTTCTACATCTATTTATGTTGCATATAAAGCTATCTTCACGTTTATAAACTTTCCAGCGAAACCTAGTGTCCAGTAGCATTCCTCAATGTTTTGATGCATTAGGAGAGGGAATCTGAGCGTTATTTATTCTTATGAAAGTGTGTTGGGTTTTTCTGTTAATAAGGTTGACACGGAAGTATGAAGTTGGTCTACGGACGTTTACAATTTCCTGTTAGTTTGTACACCGTCGTTCCAACAGCCAGATTGCGAGTGTCATCAAGCAATCGTTGCAATAGTACTATGTTCAAGATACGAGTGTTACCAAGAATGTTCAAAAATTGCATGAGTGTGCAACAAAGAGCAGCGCAGAATAGAGAAGATTTTGATGTAGTGATCACAAATCTCAAGTAGTACACCAGAAGGTGAAGATCTCGTGACATTATATGTACGACTAGTATTAGAAATCTAAATCTACCCGGTCAAGCATATGGCAAAATATGTATTGTACGTTTTACTAAAATAACTGAAGTATCTACTGCGAAAACCAAGCAGGAAACAGCTCGTAGTAATAATAGGCCTCCTAACTGGACATGCACCAGACAAAGAACCAATGCATACAATGGAACTGttcatgggcgcccatataaaatgTTTTAGGGGACACCAGACGTTAAGATGTTACACATTATATTTTGCAtcctttggatgacaatatatagtttaCTAAAGCATCCGAAAAGGTAGGGTGGACACGGCCCCCCTGCCTATGCGTATGGGCACCTATGGAACTGTTGCATGGAGACTTCAgcgagctgcagactctgtagaaaagaacctgaaacagtcaaccatatcttGAATTGCGAGGTATTAGATCGAAGGCAGCAAACACTTTTTTTAAACACCCAAGTGACTCCAAAAATATATGGTACCCATCCTTTAGACCTATACTAGGTGGTACAGGGTTCCACAATCCTGGAATGAGTATCATGAAGGTATGGAAGACGTACAATAACCCAATTGGCTGCAGTACGAACGGTTTATAATACACGggctatgaaaaaaaaaagaagtctaAATCTGGTATCTACCGATTTAAAAGAGGAGTGGCTATTGCTGATGGTAAAATTTCTGAAAGGAGTTCTGTTGGTGAATTAATATAGCAGAATATCACTGGTGTTGTTAAGTTAAATGAGATAAATATACTTACGGGTTAAGTCCACTTGAAGATTTATATCAAAATTAAATTTATCAGTATGTCTAAGGTATGGTAGCGGTTTTGGATCTTGAGGAAAATTGTCAGTCTTAAAAGGCTCCAAAGCCAAAGTAGTCACGACCCATGGTGAAATTGTGGTGCCTAAGTTTTTAGCCAAGAAGGGCCCAAGTGGAACGTATTCCCATTTTTGGATATCCCTCGCTAAAAAGAATCGTTTAAGACAGATTAAAAAGATATATAAATAACATACCACTCCAGTCGTTCATAATTACGAATCCAAATATATGGTCTTCAGCGTTTTCCATTTTTATAGGTTCACCCAATTTGTTGGAACCACCAACGAAAAAGGCCATTTCTAATTCAAAGTCCATTAATTTGCAAGGGCCAAACACGGGATCTGTACCTACAAATGAGAATGCGGTCTTTAAAAATAGATTATTATATGTTGTTgcataaatatataaaaaattaattactccCCAAActcttcatcattatcatcataaTGTAGTGATGGTGAATGTGGTGATTTTTAAATCACGCCGTGATCAGTGACCGTGATCTTTAGATAACGGTGATTTTAAACAGTGAAACGTGATCGCCGTTCTTTTATGTACAGTAACAGTAGGGCATACAATACCGGACTAAAATCTGAATACCGGTATTTGATATTTGAAATATCGGGataccggtattaaaaccggtattattaataaaaaatttactagTTATATTTAAGTTtaagtttaaaaatttatttatttgatccACATTTTTGGGCGATAAACGATTTCTTCTTAGGTTTGTTAACTGCCCAGACTTTGAAAATACTCTTTCGGAAGGTACCTACTGATGTGGCAGgtaatgacaaatattttatagccAAATATCTAATAGAGCTCAGTGAAagtggatttgtattttttccaaaattctaTCGGGTTATTTTTTCTTGCCAAATGTGACATTTCGCAAGAAAATGTGGCATTAGGTAGTAGACGTAAAATATAAACATTCGCTTTATATTGGCGATACCGCCGATTCTCGATGGTGGCATACTCGGCTcggtatgtgtaataaatatgcCTGATATAGATTTTAATACAACGAAATTGTTtgtttatcttaaaaaaattcttgtaattaattaatattattttattagatttATATTGTgcataaattcaatttttataaaCTAACGTAATATCAAAATACCGGTATTTGTACATAAATACCGGTTTttaataccggacaaaaatcgtccgggattccggtattcgggatcccggtattgtaagccctaagtAACAGGTAGTCACAATAATTGTAAACTAAACGCGATCGCGATTACTCTGTATTAGGTCATACTATAAAAACATATTGCTAATATTGCATATGTTTAACGCAACTAGATAGTTGAcctatttataatataaatttacAATACCAACAACAGAGTAATCCTTTCAAAAAGCAATATAAAACTTTCTTGACAACGCCTCCTCTTTAAATAAGACTAAAAATGGACGGCCGTTACCAGTGATTTTTAATTCACCGTGAATAAATCACCATTAGTGAAATCACGTACCATCACTATCATGGTGCTATAGCTCTTAAAGGGCATCGACCTTCTCAAGATTTCTAAGACATTATGCTCTGCCTCTTACTTGAATTTTCTTGTTTTCCACTTCCCAAACCCTATGAAAACTATTAACAACACACTTACCATCCATTACAAGCGTTTGACCATAAGGCCTATGAATTGAAGTACCAGAAACTACCACAGAACTAGCTCTACCATGGTAACCAACTGGTAGGTGTTTCCAATTAGGCATTAAAGCATTTTCTCTGCTTCTAAACATGATTCCTACATTAGTGGCATGATGAATGGAAGAATAGAAATCTGTGTAGTCGCCAATTCTGGCAGGTAAGTGCATAGTGGCTTCAGATTGTGAAACAAATGCTCTAAAATTAATAGAAATGTTAGTATAATATATGGATGTTATCCATACTACACACTACCTTTTTCGTAAATCCACATCATTCTGTAAAATAGTATTATCTTCAGAGAGAAGGCTCTGTATTGTTTCCCTTGCTTCTTTCCATGCCTGTGGACTTAGTGCCATTAAGCTGTTTAATGTGGcctgtaacatattaaaaataaaataaagacatcttaaatttttttgtttgttcCAAATTTCTAGTACTGTTCAACGTACAAAGACAGATGCATTTTTTTCGTCATTCCTTTTTAGATATTGTTAATATCTCatttatagcagcaaatgagcaagacatgtttgatctcctgcgaagagttgagtacgaaagcaataaagttggactgaaaatcaataaagctaagacaaaaataatggtggtcgacagattcgacactattcaactgactaacatgttacaggaataccagatagtaaacacctttgtctatctcgggtctagtataactaacgatggtaactgtgaagcagaagttcggagacgtattggtatggcaaaaaatgcgatgagtcgcctaactaaagtttgaaaagacagatctatctctcaaaatatcaagatgagactggtgaatgcccttgtattctcaatatttctatacggaacAGAGACTTGGAGTCTTCGCGCATgtgagcgccaaaaaattgatgcctttgagatgtggtgctggagaagaatgctacgcataccttggatagctcataggacaaacgtttccattctaaacgaactcaatattaaaaaaaggctgtccacaatatgtctgcaacgaattctgcaattctttggtcacgtggttcgcagaggtgacgacagtttagagagattaattgtttctggaaacgttccggggagaagatcaacaggacgatcaccaactagatggtccgactaaataaagaattcagctggaaactcattctgcgaagctcttagagcagctgaagatagagaccaatggaaaaacattgttaggaatattggaagatatCATGATcgtcagtaatggggaaacgacaagagagagagaatATCTCATTTTAAATTCGGCTCAATTTCGTTTTTCCTCCTATTTTTCTTGATTGCCTCATTTCTACCTCGATTAGTATTTTTTGTGTTCAACAATATTTTctcattttgaaatattttttgttgatATTCCTAGAAGAAGTGTATTCGTATGTGTCATTGATTCCCAAAAAGCGTTTGACTGACTACAACATGGTATACTTATATACGTAGGTACTAACAAATATTAACCTAGCTCCTAATGATATTACTCTAAAACAAAGTTCTATACTACAATCAAGCAGTGTTAGATTAATATGGTATCTAAGTCTTTTTCTTTGCTCTCTTTCAGTTATTTTGACTTAAAAATATTATCAAGTACTTACTTCTTTAAATACATTCTGATGATTCCTCAGCTCCGGACCTATAAACAAGTGAGCAACCTCATTTAAATCTAAAATGAGGTCAGCTATTGCCACCCCAATTCTTGGAGAAggctaaaaataaaattattttaaaattaataattttttttttaaagaaaaatggatgaaattatttacgagtgaatttaagcaaaatttttgtagaccagggcatttaacactaaacaccaaataaatcgatttttaaatacaacaccatccttgtgggatcggtactcaccggagggaccgcagacgttcggatataattagcatctctttgcaaagacaatgacgtcgactttgcaaagtaacaagacacgtactcaacacacactacacattgcACTAGGTACCTAATTGGAAAAATCCATACAGTACCATCACCATGCTAAtgaccattagttgtcgaggcattagctaaataaaaaaatatacaacacCTTGAGACtcacaactttttgcattgtgttcagtgATGATGTCAGgtaaaaagtctactatagaaaaatgagtggaaatgcataattgtgTGCAAAGTGCACAAACATGCCAATTTGCCAGAGTGGAGGTtgcctggagtttcgagggatttcggcactaaattgatacaaacacgaatacgccatcagaactgactcTCGGAGAACCTGGTTCCCACGGTCACTGCTAGGACATGCCATCTTCTGTAGTTTCAAAGGTTTTCGGTCTTGAATGCATGCAAATATATTACTAgacggtttttggggtcgctgaatacgaatacgccatcagaaccgaccttgGACCACCTGGTGCCCTAGTCACTGGTAATGCATGTTATTTTCTTGGGATATTCCCATCTCGGCTCACTATAATCCTTTAGCCCTTTATGATACCCCAGGTACATTTAAAAAACCCCCCAGGTCGGCTCGAAGATTAACAGGTAGGTATTATTTATTACCCCTTAGtaggtaaaataataattttatcttgGAATTACAGAAATGTACAGACATTTTGGGTTCTTTGtgaatttaagaaacagtttccCTTGGTTGGAAATCTTGGCCGTGGAATCGATTTCTCTACTGATAGATAGGATAAAGCTTGGTTGGATGTTTGAGACATCTTGGCTGTTTGGATTTAACATAGTTGACGGTACGCTAATGTCACTGTTTTTGCACTATGTTTTATACAGCACGacaaaatacagaacgatgttacTCGCTCAACATCTCGTAGTGGAATCAATTTATCTTTCAATTAATTACTAATTCAGTATTCAGACAAAATAGAGTATAATGACATCTTTAAAGCGAaagtataagtaaaatttgttattagtGTGTGAACGTTATTTTAAATAGCCAAAACGAAAATTAGCTTCAGATGAAACAAAGTGGAGATGTGTAAAGGATAATTGCAAAGCTTTCATAAAAACAATTATTGGAGAAAATAAGAATCGAATTACAACTAGTATAAACAATAATCCTAATCATGATCCAGAATCAGAAAACCTGTTAGAAAGAGAagtcttaagaggaaacagtagcaatcaacaggtagcgaaaacgcgttccaagattgaggctataattttgaatattttttcgagatatttggcacacttattcgtaatataataaagaatggcggtacagagcccaatttgaaaaatatattaatatgtggaaattactctgtaattaaatacaatattaaaaaaacgagcctgtaccgccattaagaagaacaaaaaaatacactttcttcaaataaacttttttatccgatgcctagattttgtgtcattttggaactactaatgaaatacaaaattttagtagttccaaaatgacacaaaatctaggcatcggataaagaagtttatttgaagaaagtgtaattttttgttcttcttaatggcggtacaggctcgtttttttaatattgtatttaattacagaataattttcacatattaatatatttttcaaattgggctctgtaccgccattctttattatattacgaatatgtgtgccaaatatctcgaaaaaatattcaaaattacagccgcaatcttggaacgcgtttttgctacctgttgatcgctactctaTCACcttaaaggcgggttgacattactagtgaataacgaacgtagctcacgcttacgtattttgctcGTGCTATTGtgagatattttattatctattttcaaattcGAGCAGTACATTTGGATCTACgcattgcataaatacaaatgtactgctcgagtttgaaaatagataataaaatatctaacaatagcacgggcaaaatacgcaAGCGTGTGCCActttcgttattcactagtaatgtcaacccgcctttagtCACGGGATAAAACGAAAGACTGAAGATGACTTATTTGAAAAACCTTCcaaattaattagaaaaaaacTAAAGAATAAAGACTATAATGTAACGAATTTGACAACAAATGATTTACATTGTGCAAAAA includes the following:
- the LOC126882941 gene encoding fumarylacetoacetase, whose translation is MKCFLKYPKYCDFPIENLPYGVFTTPQEPSPRIGVAIADLILDLNEVAHLFIGPELRNHQNVFKEATLNSLMALSPQAWKEARETIQSLLSEDNTILQNDVDLRKRAFVSQSEATMHLPARIGDYTDFYSSIHHATNVGIMFRSRENALMPNWKHLPVGYHGRASSVVVSGTSIHRPYGQTLVMDGTDPVFGPCKLMDFELEMAFFVGGSNKLGEPIKMENAEDHIFGFVIMNDWSARDIQKWEYVPLGPFLAKNLGTTISPWVVTTLALEPFKTDNFPQDPKPLPYLRHTDKFNFDINLQVDLTPKGGNVSTTVSRSNYKYLYWTPKQQLVHHTITGCNVNPGDLMGSGTISGETSDSFGSMLEISWKGTKPVSLLDGSQRKFLQDGDTVTMKAVCEGHNFNIGFGTCVGTLLPAKNLTW